In the genome of Bacteroidota bacterium, one region contains:
- a CDS encoding CAP domain-containing protein gives MTRFTLFIFTLFCCAAFTRDTQHQKFTPETVAVSPDSVNTARDVTYLGEEEKRVIALCNIARTQPKVFAQNYAQPFIDSAGKKNSYTNSLLRTLRTMKPAAALLPDEALTKTAAAHAEKSGKAGTTGHSGKKERFKKSGFSYWGENCSYGYSDALDIVMQLLIDDGIKNLGHRKNILDPKFTHIGVAIRKHKRYNWNCVQNFGGRK, from the coding sequence ATGACCCGATTTACACTTTTCATTTTTACACTTTTTTGTTGTGCGGCATTCACCCGTGATACTCAACATCAAAAATTTACCCCTGAAACAGTTGCGGTTAGTCCCGACAGTGTGAACACTGCTCGCGATGTAACTTACCTCGGCGAAGAAGAAAAGCGTGTTATCGCACTCTGCAACATCGCACGCACGCAGCCAAAAGTATTTGCACAAAACTACGCGCAGCCGTTTATCGACTCGGCAGGAAAGAAGAACAGCTACACCAATTCATTACTGCGCACCTTGCGCACCATGAAACCCGCAGCAGCACTTCTGCCCGATGAAGCCCTCACCAAAACTGCCGCCGCACACGCCGAGAAAAGCGGAAAAGCAGGAACCACCGGCCACAGCGGAAAAAAAGAGCGTTTCAAAAAAAGCGGCTTTTCGTATTGGGGCGAAAACTGCAGCTACGGCTACAGCGATGCGCTCGATATTGTGATGCAACTGCTCATCGACGATGGCATCAAAAACCTCGGCCACCGTAAAAACATCCTCGACCCAAAATTCACACACATCGGCGTAGCCATCCGAAAACACAAACGTTACAACTGGAACTGCGTGCAGAATTTTGGCGGACGCAAGTAA